From the Longibacter salinarum genome, one window contains:
- a CDS encoding DUF2231 domain-containing protein: MSGHHLHLALNHIPVLGLLFATGILAYAVWRDQDAAVRISLGLFVVSGLGAVAAYLTGEEAEEVVENVANIPHSVIEVHEEMGLIALIAGATVGAIAIGVLIWRRSRPVPKSARLGVLAIGLIATGILGYTANLGGQIRHPELRDDAQETVNVAPADEEAEEEDDDH, from the coding sequence ATGTCTGGACACCACCTGCATCTCGCGCTGAATCACATTCCCGTGCTCGGTCTGTTGTTCGCAACGGGCATTCTCGCCTACGCAGTGTGGCGCGACCAAGACGCTGCGGTCCGCATCTCCCTCGGGCTTTTTGTTGTGAGCGGTCTGGGTGCCGTGGCGGCCTATCTGACGGGTGAAGAGGCGGAAGAAGTAGTGGAGAACGTGGCCAACATTCCGCACTCGGTGATCGAGGTGCACGAAGAGATGGGATTGATCGCGCTGATTGCCGGCGCTACGGTCGGCGCAATCGCTATCGGCGTATTGATCTGGCGACGCTCGCGCCCCGTGCCGAAATCCGCACGTCTCGGCGTGTTGGCGATTGGCCTCATCGCGACGGGCATTCTCGGGTACACCGCCAATCTCGGCGGTCAGATCCGCCATCCGGAGTTGCGAGACGATGCGCAGGAGACGGTCAACGTCGCTCCGGCCGACGAAGAGGCAGAAGAAGAGGACGACGACCACTGA
- a CDS encoding DMT family transporter encodes MPQLLQAVRQKIPADPDVMLAGVASVIAGVFVALMIRLNATLGEHVGVLESSFLVHLVGTVFAALLVLPRSGPLLPSRLRSAPRYTFLGGVLGVAIVMLANIVVPVLGVALTLCLSVAANLGFSTISDHFGWFGLPQFPVSKQRLLGLALVILGVVLVAFG; translated from the coding sequence ATGCCTCAACTCCTTCAGGCGGTTCGCCAGAAAATTCCGGCCGACCCAGACGTAATGCTGGCGGGTGTGGCCTCCGTGATCGCCGGCGTTTTCGTCGCCCTTATGATCAGGCTCAATGCAACGCTGGGCGAACACGTTGGCGTGCTGGAAAGCTCCTTCCTCGTCCACCTCGTCGGGACGGTGTTCGCTGCGCTCCTCGTTCTGCCACGCAGCGGCCCCCTGCTACCTTCGCGTCTCCGCTCGGCTCCGCGCTACACATTTCTCGGCGGCGTGCTGGGCGTCGCCATCGTGATGCTCGCCAACATCGTCGTTCCGGTCCTCGGCGTGGCGCTCACGCTCTGCCTGTCGGTGGCCGCGAACCTCGGCTTCTCCACAATCTCCGATCACTTCGGCTGGTTCGGGCTCCCCCAATTCCCTGTGTCGAAGCAACGACTGCTCGGTCTTGCCCTCGTCATCCTAGGTGTCGTCCTCGTCGCGTTCGGCTAA
- the priA gene encoding replication restart helicase PriA, which yields MTTVDVVLPVPVDQTYTYGVPTEMRDTVDIGHRVLVPFGKRRLTGVVASEGPDPESVDFALKDILDVLDERPACSEEMLRLTKWIANYYVCSWGEAIKAALPSGINVKSTHRLRRTEEPPGQWVEHEQAGPLLADLEGRDDTTLSAIRKRLGTTVPLGLVRRLAAEGILEVNTQLSDARVSAKTATYVRFSAAFQHPSAAADLVEQLRGSKQKALIEALAGFREEGTPEPLRTDLLERAEASHSSLNSLVDKGMVETVEKEVVRSPLDDLPDPGPAPDHTLHPSQQEAYDAVARAVEDQSYQTFLLHGITGSGKTEVYIAALKDVLAQGRTGIILVPEIALTPQTVQRFRSHFGDTIAVLHSQMSMGERFDAWRQLRDGELSIAIGPRSAVLAPMDNLGLIVVDEEHESSYKQFDPAPRYHARDVAVMRAYLNDAVCVLGSATPSLESVMNAEWGKYTRLNMPERVPDSSGTSAELPNVEIVDLTLQKRKHQLEGALSEPLRAAIRARIDRGEQTILLQNRRGFAPVIECCDCGWAPLCRDCSVTMTVHKTRSGGRMLQCHYCGRTEPTMRACPSCNSQDLHQIGTGTQRVEDELNDVFPDAEVLRMDRDSTRKKHGHHKILSQFRNGADILLGTQMIAKGLDFSRVTLVGVVDADVGLLLPDFRAEERTFQLLTQVAGRAGRADLRGEVILQTRNPEHKALQFALDHDFDGFAASELEDRKILSYPPFGHLATVEFRGPKEARVERLAENWTKALRKHSASDVLIGDPSPASVKRVKKQFRYRTVLKSRQSQKHLQSALRRTEQSFGSVPNGYHVSIDVDAVGLL from the coding sequence ATGACCACTGTCGACGTCGTGCTGCCGGTCCCGGTCGATCAGACCTACACATACGGCGTGCCGACCGAAATGCGCGACACGGTCGACATCGGGCATCGGGTGCTGGTGCCGTTCGGCAAACGGCGGCTCACGGGCGTTGTCGCGTCCGAGGGACCGGACCCGGAGTCGGTCGACTTCGCTCTAAAGGACATCCTCGACGTGCTGGACGAGCGCCCGGCCTGCTCGGAGGAGATGCTGCGTCTCACGAAGTGGATCGCCAATTACTACGTTTGCAGCTGGGGCGAGGCGATAAAGGCGGCGCTTCCTTCCGGCATCAACGTGAAGAGCACGCACCGCCTTCGCCGCACGGAAGAGCCGCCGGGGCAGTGGGTCGAACACGAGCAGGCGGGACCGCTCCTGGCGGACCTGGAGGGGCGCGACGACACGACGCTCAGCGCGATTAGAAAGCGTCTCGGGACGACGGTGCCGCTCGGGCTAGTGCGCCGGCTGGCAGCGGAGGGCATTTTGGAGGTAAACACGCAACTGAGCGACGCCCGCGTCTCGGCGAAAACGGCAACATACGTCCGGTTCTCCGCGGCTTTTCAGCACCCGTCGGCCGCGGCTGACCTCGTCGAACAGCTGCGCGGGTCGAAGCAAAAAGCACTGATCGAAGCGCTGGCAGGGTTCCGCGAGGAAGGCACGCCGGAGCCGCTACGAACCGATCTTCTGGAGCGGGCGGAGGCCTCGCACTCTTCGCTCAACAGCCTGGTCGACAAGGGGATGGTCGAAACCGTCGAGAAGGAGGTGGTGCGTTCGCCCCTTGACGATCTGCCGGATCCCGGCCCGGCGCCGGATCACACGCTTCACCCCTCCCAGCAGGAGGCGTACGATGCGGTCGCCAGAGCGGTCGAAGACCAGAGCTACCAGACCTTTCTATTGCACGGGATCACGGGAAGCGGCAAGACCGAGGTCTACATCGCCGCCCTCAAGGACGTCCTCGCCCAGGGCCGAACGGGCATCATCCTCGTCCCGGAAATCGCGCTCACGCCGCAGACCGTCCAGCGCTTCCGGTCGCACTTCGGCGACACGATCGCGGTGTTGCACTCGCAGATGAGCATGGGCGAGCGGTTCGATGCGTGGAGGCAACTCCGCGACGGAGAGCTGTCGATCGCCATTGGTCCCCGGTCGGCCGTGCTGGCCCCGATGGACAATCTCGGCCTGATCGTGGTCGACGAGGAGCACGAGTCGTCGTACAAGCAGTTCGACCCCGCGCCACGCTACCATGCTCGCGACGTCGCCGTGATGCGTGCCTACCTCAACGACGCCGTGTGCGTGCTCGGGAGCGCGACGCCGAGTCTGGAGTCGGTCATGAACGCGGAGTGGGGAAAATACACGCGGCTCAACATGCCGGAGCGGGTGCCGGATTCGTCCGGTACGTCGGCCGAGCTACCGAACGTGGAGATCGTCGACCTGACGCTGCAGAAGCGCAAGCACCAGCTCGAGGGTGCCCTGTCCGAGCCGCTCCGGGCGGCCATCCGTGCGCGCATCGACCGGGGCGAACAGACCATTCTCCTGCAGAACCGCCGCGGGTTTGCGCCGGTCATCGAGTGCTGTGACTGCGGGTGGGCGCCGCTCTGCCGCGATTGCTCCGTGACGATGACCGTGCACAAGACCCGAAGTGGCGGGCGCATGCTGCAATGCCACTATTGCGGACGCACCGAGCCGACGATGCGCGCGTGTCCCTCCTGCAACTCGCAGGACCTGCATCAGATTGGGACCGGTACGCAGCGGGTCGAGGATGAGCTGAACGACGTCTTTCCCGATGCCGAGGTTTTGCGGATGGACCGCGACTCCACCCGAAAGAAGCACGGCCACCACAAGATTCTGAGCCAGTTTCGCAACGGTGCAGACATCCTGCTCGGCACCCAGATGATCGCCAAAGGGCTCGACTTCAGCCGCGTGACGCTCGTTGGCGTCGTGGATGCGGACGTGGGCCTCTTGCTGCCGGACTTCCGCGCCGAGGAGCGAACCTTTCAGCTACTGACGCAGGTGGCAGGTCGGGCCGGTCGCGCGGATCTGCGCGGCGAGGTCATCCTGCAAACGCGCAACCCCGAGCACAAGGCGCTGCAGTTTGCGCTGGACCACGACTTCGACGGCTTCGCGGCATCGGAGCTTGAGGATCGAAAAATACTCAGTTACCCGCCCTTCGGTCACCTCGCGACGGTCGAATTCCGCGGGCCGAAGGAAGCTCGCGTCGAGCGCCTGGCCGAGAACTGGACGAAGGCGCTCCGCAAGCACAGCGCGAGCGACGTGCTCATCGGCGACCCCTCCCCCGCCTCCGTCAAGCGCGTCAAGAAGCAGTTTCGCTATCGGACCGTCCTGAAGTCGCGCCAGTCGCAGAAGCATTTGCAGTCGGCCCTCCGGCGCACCGAGCAGTCGTTCGGCAGCGTCCCGAATGGGTATCATGTTTCGATCGATGTTGACGCCGTCGGGTTGCTTTGA
- a CDS encoding ABC transporter ATP-binding protein: MPPVLDVRNLTMAYGSFVVMSDLTFDVQEGEIFIIMGGSGCGKSTLMKHAIGLKAPAEGVVCFQGTDFWGADEETRRDLLRRMGIMYQQGALWSSMTLGENIALPLELYTDLESEDIERVAALKLALVGLRGFEAFYPHEISGGMRKRAALARALALDPDVLFFDEPSSGLDPVSARRLDDLILQLRDSLGTTVVVVSHDLASIFTIADRALYLDIETRTMTALGPPEDLRDDPPNERVHRFLTRTAE, from the coding sequence ATGCCTCCCGTCCTCGACGTCCGCAACCTGACGATGGCGTACGGGTCGTTCGTGGTAATGAGCGACCTGACGTTCGACGTACAAGAGGGCGAGATTTTTATCATCATGGGCGGAAGCGGATGTGGCAAAAGCACGCTGATGAAGCACGCGATTGGACTAAAAGCGCCCGCGGAAGGCGTTGTGTGTTTTCAGGGCACGGACTTCTGGGGCGCCGACGAGGAGACGCGCCGCGACCTGCTCCGGCGGATGGGCATTATGTACCAGCAGGGCGCGCTCTGGAGCTCGATGACGCTCGGAGAAAATATCGCGCTTCCGCTCGAATTGTACACCGACCTGGAGTCCGAGGACATCGAGCGGGTGGCAGCGCTGAAGTTGGCACTTGTCGGGCTGCGCGGGTTCGAGGCGTTTTACCCGCACGAAATCAGCGGCGGTATGCGCAAACGCGCTGCACTGGCGCGAGCTCTGGCGCTCGACCCGGACGTGCTGTTCTTCGATGAGCCGTCCTCGGGCCTCGACCCGGTCAGCGCTCGCCGCCTCGACGACCTGATCCTGCAGCTCCGCGACAGCCTTGGCACGACGGTCGTCGTCGTAAGCCATGACCTCGCAAGCATTTTCACCATTGCCGACCGCGCGCTGTACCTCGACATTGAGACGCGGACGATGACGGCCCTTGGTCCGCCGGAGGACCTGCGCGACGACCCGCCCAACGAACGCGTCCACCGCTTTTTGACTCGAACGGCGGAGTGA
- a CDS encoding MlaD family protein yields the protein MSRRASPTTIGLFVIGALVIAIVGVGVFASRSMFRTQTTFISYFDESVNGLDVGAPVKFKGVPIGQVAAIEVRLDLDDETFQVPVLYEIDLQPLTNMTGQSVNLANPRVLQRQIDEGLRAQLQMESLLTGKLYIELTFVEDPQRPVLVADDRGYPAIPTVLSPMGRLGEEASGLVSNLRRFDVNTINENLIELLVKANAKIDQLDMTAINDSVLVAVSSVRSLAEAPEIRQALDDVPRIAQRLDSTLADVQSLAHSLEGAVDPTTESLNKTTEEMIVTLEVLQETMSDTRAMLSTDSGLGYQIEDALTNLSEAAEALRVLSVSLERDPSMFIRGKEPPEEEEGTP from the coding sequence ATGAGTCGTCGTGCCAGTCCCACCACCATCGGGCTCTTCGTGATCGGTGCGCTTGTGATCGCCATCGTGGGCGTCGGCGTGTTTGCGTCTCGCTCCATGTTTCGCACCCAGACGACCTTCATCAGCTACTTCGACGAGTCGGTGAACGGCCTGGACGTGGGCGCGCCGGTCAAGTTTAAAGGCGTCCCGATCGGTCAGGTCGCCGCGATCGAAGTGCGATTGGACCTCGACGACGAGACGTTCCAGGTCCCGGTCCTGTATGAAATCGACCTCCAGCCCCTGACAAACATGACCGGCCAGTCGGTGAATCTCGCTAATCCGAGGGTGCTGCAGCGGCAGATCGACGAGGGATTGCGCGCGCAGCTTCAAATGGAGAGCCTGCTCACGGGGAAACTCTACATCGAGCTGACGTTCGTCGAGGACCCGCAGCGGCCGGTTCTCGTCGCGGATGATCGTGGATATCCAGCAATTCCCACCGTCCTTTCGCCGATGGGGCGGCTCGGGGAAGAAGCGTCCGGTCTCGTTTCGAATCTGCGTCGGTTCGACGTCAACACCATCAACGAGAACCTGATCGAGCTGCTGGTTAAGGCGAACGCGAAGATTGACCAACTCGACATGACGGCGATCAACGACTCTGTGCTCGTAGCCGTCAGTTCGGTGCGCAGCCTCGCGGAGGCGCCGGAGATCCGGCAGGCCCTCGACGACGTGCCGAGGATTGCTCAGCGTCTCGATTCGACGCTTGCCGACGTGCAGAGCCTCGCGCATTCTCTTGAAGGCGCGGTCGACCCCACCACCGAGTCGCTGAACAAGACGACCGAGGAGATGATCGTGACGCTCGAGGTGCTGCAGGAAACGATGAGCGACACGCGCGCCATGCTGTCGACGGACTCCGGGTTGGGCTATCAGATCGAGGACGCGCTGACGAATCTGTCGGAAGCAGCAGAGGCGCTGCGGGTTCTGTCCGTCTCGCTCGAGCGAGATCCCAGCATGTTCATTCGGGGGAAAGAGCCGCCGGAGGAGGAAGAAGGCACACCGTAA
- a CDS encoding SDR family oxidoreductase → MKLKDLTGHVCIVTGANSGIGKATALGLATQGARVAMVCRSERRGAQAREEILAACGHDRVDLHLADLSLQSDVRALGERLDASYNRIDVLVNNAGVFMGERIETGDGMETTLAVNHLAPFLLTHILIDTMIDTARSHGEARIVNVGSEAHRGARIDFDDLHGESSYSGFRAYGQSKLANMLFTHELARRLHGTGVSANCVHPGVVSTNIWRGSDWLSRVARFFSWFYDSPETGAEGPLYLAASPDVNGVTGQYFNGTEKAKPAIAAFNEKTAARLWRKSRALTGMSVGNAKELL, encoded by the coding sequence ATGAAACTGAAGGACCTCACGGGTCACGTCTGTATCGTCACAGGCGCGAATTCCGGGATCGGAAAAGCGACAGCCCTCGGGCTGGCGACGCAGGGCGCTCGCGTTGCCATGGTATGCCGGAGTGAACGTCGTGGTGCACAGGCGAGAGAGGAGATTCTCGCCGCCTGCGGTCACGACCGCGTCGATCTCCACCTTGCCGATCTATCCTTGCAGTCGGATGTCCGCGCATTGGGCGAGCGGCTTGACGCGTCTTACAACCGCATCGACGTGCTGGTCAACAACGCCGGGGTGTTCATGGGCGAGCGCATCGAAACCGGGGACGGAATGGAGACGACGCTGGCCGTCAATCACCTGGCGCCGTTCCTCTTGACGCACATCCTTATCGACACGATGATCGATACCGCCCGCTCTCATGGCGAGGCGCGCATCGTGAATGTCGGCTCAGAAGCCCATCGCGGGGCCCGGATCGACTTCGACGACCTCCATGGCGAAAGCAGCTACTCCGGGTTCCGCGCGTACGGCCAGTCGAAGCTGGCCAACATGCTGTTCACCCATGAGCTCGCGCGTCGTCTTCACGGCACAGGCGTGTCGGCCAACTGTGTTCATCCGGGCGTCGTCTCAACCAACATCTGGCGCGGATCCGACTGGCTCTCCCGCGTCGCTCGCTTCTTTTCCTGGTTCTACGACTCACCGGAGACAGGCGCAGAGGGACCGCTCTATCTTGCGGCGTCGCCGGACGTGAACGGCGTGACCGGGCAGTACTTCAACGGTACCGAGAAGGCAAAGCCAGCCATCGCGGCGTTCAATGAAAAAACGGCCGCCCGCCTCTGGCGCAAAAGCCGCGCACTCACAGGCATGTCTGTTGGGAACGCAAAAGAATTACTGTGA
- a CDS encoding DMT family transporter, translating to MFYLLALLNGVIGSLSRLVNASLATFAGSLRGSLVNHIVGTIVAGVLLLIGVRTGVIAFGGLPWYYWIGGCMGVFVVAASNYAVPRIGAVLLGMILLAAQLLTSAGLDHFGLLGGAPIELSWMRLLGLLILLTGAALTLTERRKGKV from the coding sequence ATGTTCTACCTGCTCGCCCTACTTAACGGCGTCATCGGCTCGCTGAGTCGGCTGGTCAACGCGTCGCTCGCGACGTTTGCCGGAAGCCTGCGCGGATCGCTGGTCAACCACATCGTCGGCACGATCGTAGCAGGCGTGCTCCTCCTCATCGGCGTGCGCACCGGCGTCATCGCGTTCGGCGGACTTCCCTGGTACTACTGGATCGGCGGCTGCATGGGCGTCTTCGTCGTGGCGGCGAGCAATTACGCGGTGCCGCGCATCGGGGCGGTTCTCCTCGGAATGATTCTCCTCGCTGCCCAGCTCCTCACCTCGGCCGGACTCGACCACTTCGGCCTCCTCGGCGGCGCCCCGATCGAGCTGTCGTGGATGCGCCTCCTCGGCCTGCTCATCCTCCTCACCGGCGCTGCCCTCACCCTGACGGAACGACGGAAAGGGAAAGTGTGA
- the rpe gene encoding ribulose-phosphate 3-epimerase, translating into MLAPDMPALAPSMIAADYGRLEAQAREALDAGADWLHMDVMDGHFVPNLTIGPGIIEALHPVAEEYDAPVDVHLMIENPERYIDAFADAGADVITVHAETCSHLHRVVQQIQEAGCRAGVALNPATPLGQLEAILPMVDLVLVMSVNPGFSGQAFIPQSTTKIQRLRRQLNALGSKARLEVDGGVKPGNALQLVQAGADVLVAGSAVFGGDGSVEENIEAFRSALTLKV; encoded by the coding sequence ATGCTCGCCCCCGACATGCCCGCTCTTGCTCCCTCGATGATCGCCGCCGACTACGGACGGCTCGAAGCTCAGGCCCGCGAAGCCCTCGATGCCGGGGCCGATTGGCTTCACATGGATGTGATGGATGGACATTTCGTCCCCAATTTAACCATCGGTCCGGGTATCATTGAGGCGCTTCATCCGGTGGCGGAGGAGTACGATGCACCGGTCGACGTGCATCTCATGATCGAGAATCCGGAGCGCTACATCGACGCGTTTGCGGATGCGGGCGCCGACGTGATTACCGTGCATGCCGAGACGTGCTCTCACCTCCACCGTGTGGTCCAGCAGATTCAGGAGGCGGGTTGCCGGGCGGGAGTCGCACTCAACCCGGCCACGCCCCTCGGACAGCTGGAGGCCATCCTACCGATGGTCGATCTCGTCCTCGTCATGTCGGTGAATCCGGGCTTCAGTGGACAGGCGTTTATCCCGCAATCAACAACCAAAATCCAGCGTCTCCGTCGTCAGCTGAATGCCCTGGGTTCGAAAGCCCGGCTGGAAGTGGATGGCGGTGTCAAGCCGGGGAACGCGTTGCAACTCGTGCAGGCTGGGGCCGATGTCCTCGTGGCAGGAAGCGCCGTCTTTGGTGGCGACGGATCGGTTGAAGAGAACATCGAAGCATTCCGGAGCGCACTCACCCTCAAGGTGTAA
- a CDS encoding MlaE family ABC transporter permease, with protein MDVSTRREGHIQVVVVQGDWHLGTPVPDADEVLTNGQADGTVAVESRELGDWDTSLLVFLLDLAETVESRGGTLQLDELPADVRSLLTMARAVPEHDVERDRPPESWIEFIGERTVDLWNGTKHFVHFTGEVAISAFRVATGRGEMRWRDFWWTLQRSSASALGIVTLIAFLVGLILSFLGAVVLRRFGADYYVSYLISYGMLRELGALMTAIIMAGRTGAAFAAELGSMKISEEIDALKTLGLSPVDVLVLPRVAAIFIALPLLTIYADLVGIFGGWFVAVQMLDVTTPQFFSGLIAPVTLADAVLGVVKGTVYGAIVGLTGCLRGMRTGNDAAAVGDAATSAVVTGITLIVLANAIIDWMAALLNI; from the coding sequence ATGGACGTATCGACGCGGCGTGAGGGGCATATCCAGGTGGTGGTCGTCCAGGGCGACTGGCACCTCGGGACACCCGTGCCCGACGCCGACGAGGTGCTGACGAACGGTCAGGCCGACGGGACGGTGGCTGTGGAGAGCCGAGAGTTGGGCGACTGGGACACGAGCCTGCTGGTCTTCCTGCTCGACCTCGCGGAAACCGTCGAATCGCGGGGCGGGACGCTTCAACTGGACGAATTGCCCGCCGACGTTCGCAGCCTGCTCACAATGGCACGGGCGGTTCCAGAACACGACGTTGAGCGCGACCGCCCACCAGAGTCGTGGATCGAATTCATCGGCGAGCGGACGGTGGACCTGTGGAATGGAACGAAGCACTTCGTTCACTTCACCGGCGAAGTGGCTATAAGCGCATTTCGCGTCGCGACCGGGCGTGGAGAAATGCGCTGGCGAGACTTCTGGTGGACACTGCAGAGGAGCTCGGCGTCGGCGCTCGGCATCGTCACGCTCATAGCGTTTCTGGTCGGCCTGATCCTCTCGTTTCTCGGCGCCGTCGTGCTGCGCCGCTTTGGGGCCGACTATTACGTCTCGTATCTCATCAGCTACGGGATGCTGCGCGAACTCGGCGCGCTGATGACCGCCATTATCATGGCCGGGCGGACCGGGGCGGCATTTGCGGCAGAGCTCGGAAGCATGAAGATCAGCGAGGAAATCGATGCACTGAAAACGCTCGGCCTCTCGCCCGTGGATGTACTGGTGCTGCCGCGTGTGGCCGCCATCTTCATCGCGCTGCCGCTCCTTACGATCTACGCAGACCTCGTTGGGATCTTCGGCGGGTGGTTCGTCGCCGTGCAGATGCTGGATGTCACGACGCCACAGTTCTTTAGCGGGCTCATTGCTCCGGTGACCCTCGCCGATGCCGTGCTGGGCGTCGTCAAGGGCACAGTGTACGGCGCCATCGTCGGGCTGACCGGCTGTCTCCGCGGTATGCGTACGGGCAACGACGCTGCTGCCGTGGGCGATGCCGCTACCTCAGCCGTCGTGACTGGCATCACGCTGATCGTCCTCGCCAATGCCATCATCGACTGGATGGCCGCACTCTTGAATATCTAA
- the nuoH gene encoding NADH-quinone oxidoreductase subunit NuoH, with product MEYLLTAGFAFLVINAMLVSASVLVYAERRVSGFMQNRPGPNRVGPVGLLQPFADVLKFVLKEDIQPAASNKFIHSLAPVLMVVIAMSAASLIPFANGIVVADLNVGVLMLLALTSVTVYGITLAGWSSNSKYSLLGGLRSAAQMISYELSMGLAVISVVLIAGSLNLMEIVENQASGGALLGWNLVRNPVGCLIFIVTAFAETNRAPFDLPEAEQELVGGYHTEYSGMKFGMFFLAEYVNWFIASFMIVTLFFGGYLVPFQPQLIAAFPALADSVWLQIFQFGSLMLKVSFFVFLFIWVRWTFPRFKYNQLMMIGWKYLLPISLANALLVALGVIFFQSYF from the coding sequence ATGGAATATCTTCTTACGGCAGGCTTTGCCTTCCTCGTCATCAACGCCATGCTCGTGAGCGCTTCGGTGCTCGTGTACGCAGAGCGCCGCGTTTCCGGCTTCATGCAGAACCGCCCCGGCCCAAACCGTGTCGGCCCGGTCGGACTGCTGCAGCCGTTTGCGGACGTGCTCAAGTTCGTGTTGAAGGAGGATATTCAGCCTGCTGCGTCCAACAAATTTATCCATTCCCTCGCGCCGGTCCTCATGGTGGTGATCGCCATGAGTGCCGCGTCTTTGATTCCGTTCGCGAATGGCATTGTCGTCGCGGATCTGAATGTCGGCGTGCTGATGCTTCTCGCGCTGACGTCCGTGACGGTCTATGGCATCACACTCGCCGGATGGAGCTCCAACAGCAAGTACTCGCTCCTCGGCGGACTGCGGTCGGCGGCGCAGATGATCTCGTACGAGCTCTCGATGGGCCTCGCGGTCATTTCGGTCGTGCTCATCGCGGGTAGCTTGAACCTTATGGAGATTGTCGAGAACCAGGCATCCGGTGGTGCGCTCCTCGGCTGGAACCTCGTTCGGAATCCGGTCGGCTGCCTCATCTTTATCGTGACCGCGTTCGCGGAAACGAACCGGGCGCCGTTTGACCTGCCGGAGGCGGAGCAGGAGCTTGTCGGTGGATACCACACCGAGTACAGCGGCATGAAATTCGGCATGTTCTTCCTCGCCGAGTACGTGAACTGGTTCATCGCCTCGTTCATGATCGTGACGCTCTTCTTCGGCGGCTACCTCGTTCCCTTCCAGCCGCAACTCATCGCCGCCTTCCCGGCCCTCGCTGACTCGGTCTGGCTCCAGATCTTCCAGTTCGGTTCGCTGATGCTGAAGGTGAGCTTCTTCGTCTTCCTCTTCATCTGGGTCCGGTGGACGTTCCCCCGCTTCAAGTACAACCAGCTCATGATGATCGGCTGGAAGTACCTCCTCCCGATCTCGCTCGCCAACGCGCTTCTCGTCGCCCTCGGCGTCATCTTCTTCCAGAGCTACTTCTAG
- a CDS encoding PqiC family protein: MDSIFDMTAHVLRRGSLVGVIIAGLLTGCVDLEPRQSNINYYVLSDAMTPADSIQNPGFVPDSLRLVVGIRKVRLAAYLKTPSITTRYGRHEVQFSEFHRWGEDLADAVSRSVAQSLSRQPGIERVDRVPWPDRTTHDVLVQMQVLRFEGEAPSSSRRPEQEDDGIEAEGSARVAVAWELVDPETQEVWVSGRTDHRESGWPVGNYPALIERLDAALSVVASDLNESMKSLEPLSAESR, encoded by the coding sequence ATGGATTCGATTTTTGACATGACGGCTCACGTTCTTCGGCGTGGGAGCCTCGTGGGGGTGATCATCGCCGGTCTCCTGACAGGGTGCGTCGACCTGGAGCCGCGGCAGAGCAACATCAACTACTACGTACTCAGCGATGCCATGACGCCGGCGGACTCAATCCAGAATCCGGGGTTTGTCCCCGATTCGTTGCGCCTTGTCGTTGGGATCCGGAAAGTTCGGCTCGCTGCCTATCTCAAGACCCCGTCGATCACGACGCGGTATGGCCGGCACGAGGTGCAGTTTTCGGAATTCCACCGCTGGGGCGAAGACCTCGCCGACGCCGTGAGTCGGTCGGTCGCGCAGTCGTTGTCACGGCAGCCGGGCATCGAGCGCGTCGACCGGGTGCCCTGGCCCGACCGAACGACGCACGATGTGCTGGTACAGATGCAGGTGCTTCGCTTCGAGGGAGAAGCTCCGTCTTCCAGTCGACGCCCGGAGCAAGAGGACGACGGGATCGAAGCGGAGGGTTCGGCGCGTGTCGCGGTGGCCTGGGAGCTCGTCGATCCAGAAACGCAGGAGGTGTGGGTCAGTGGTCGGACGGACCATCGTGAATCCGGATGGCCGGTGGGAAACTATCCGGCGCTCATCGAGCGGCTAGACGCAGCGTTGTCGGTTGTGGCGAGCGACTTAAACGAGAGCATGAAATCACTCGAGCCGCTGTCGGCTGAGAGCCGGTAG